From a single Coturnix japonica isolate 7356 chromosome 25, Coturnix japonica 2.1, whole genome shotgun sequence genomic region:
- the SV2A gene encoding synaptic vesicle glycoprotein 2A: protein MDESFRDRTAFIRGAKDIAKEVKKHAAKKVSKGMERMQDEYTKRSYSRFEEEEDDEDYAPQDGYYRGGEGAAEEEGASSDATEGHDEEDEIYEGEYQGIPRQDSMKGGERLVRDVTPGAFDDSEGQRRKDKEELAQQYELILQECGHGRFQWSLYFVLGLALMADGVEVFVVGFVLPSAEKDMCLSDSNKGMLGLIVYLGMMVGAFLWGGLADRLGRRQCLLISLSVNSVFAFFSSFVQGYGTFLFCRLLSGMGIGGSIPIVFSYFSEFLAQEKRGEHLSWLCMFWMIGGIFASAMAWSIIPHYGWSFQMGSAYQFHSWRVFVLVCAFPSVFAIGALTTMPESPRFYLENGKHDEAWMVLKQVHDTNMRAKGHPERVFSVTHIKTIKREDELIEIQADTGAWHRRWWVRCLSLSQQVWSNFQQCFAPEYRRITLMMMAVWFTMSFSYYGLTVWFPDMIKHLQNIEYASRTKLFTREKVRHFTFNFTLENQIHQGGEYFNDKFIGLKMKSVTFEDSLFEDCYFEDVTSSETFFENCTIISTIFYNTDLFEYKFINSRVLNSTFLHNKEGCQLDFSDDNNAYMIYFVSFLGTLAVLPGNIVSALLMDKIGRLRMLAGSSVMSCVSCFFLSFGNSESAMIALLCLFGGVSIASWNALDVLTVELYPSDKR from the exons ATGGACGAGAGCTTCCGAGACAGGACGGCCTTCATCCGCGGTGCCAAAGATATCGCCAAGGAGGTGAAGAAACACGCGGCCAAGAAGGTGAGCAAAGGGATGGAGAGGATGCAGGATGAATACACCAAGAGATCCTACAGCCGCTtcgaggaggaggaggatgatgaAGATTACGCACCTCAGGATGGATATTACCGAGGTGGAGAAGGGGCTGCTGAAGAGGAGGGGGCTTCGAGCGACGCCACCGAAGGGCACGATGAGGAGGATGAGATTTACGAGGGGGAATATCAAGGGATCCCACGGCAGGACTCGATGAAGGGAGGAGAGAGGCTGGTTAGGGATGTGACCCCCGGGGCCTTCGATGACAGCGAGGGGCAGAGGAGGAAGGATAAGGAGGAGCTGGCGCAGCAATACGAGCTGATCCTGCAGGAGTGCGGCCATGGCAGGTTCCAATGGAGCCTGTATTTTGTGCTGGGGTTGGCGTTGATGGCTGATGGAGTGGAAGTGTTTGTGGTGGGATTCGTGCTGCCCAGCGCCGAGAAGGACATGTGCCTGTCTGACTCCAATAAGGGAATGTTGG GGCTCATCGTTTACCTGGGCATGATGGTGGGCGCGTTCCTGTGGGGCGGGCTGGCCGACCGCCTGGGCCGAAGGCAATGCCTCCTCATCTCCCTGTCCGTCAACAGCGTCTTCgccttcttctcctccttcgTGCAGGGTTACGGCACcttcctcttctgcaggctgctctcaggcaTGGG cattGGGGGTTCCATCCCCATCGTTTTCTCCTACTTCTCGGAGTTCCTGGCGCAGGAGAAACGTGGGGAGCACCTGAGCTGGCTGTGCATGTTCTGGATGATCGGTGGTATTTTTGCTTCAGCAATGGCTTGGAGCATCATCCCACATTACG gcTGGAGCTTCCAGATGGGCTCAGCTTATCAGTTCCACAGCTGGAGGGTCTTTGTCCTGGTGTGCGCCTTCCCCTCTGTCTTTGCCATCGGGGCTTTGACCACGATGCCCGAGAGCCCCCGCTTCTACCTGGAg AATGGTAAACATGATGAGGCCTGGATGGTGCTGAAGCAGGTTCACGACACCAACATGAGGGCAAAGGGGCACCCCGAGAGGGTCTTCTCG GTTACCCACATCAAGACCATCAAGAGGGAGGACGAGCTGATCGAGATCCAGGCGGACACGGGAGCGTGGCATCGCCGCTGGTGGGTGCGCTGCCTCAGCCTCTCACAGCAG GTTTGGAGTAActtccagcagtgctttgcCCCCGAGTACCGACGCATCACGCTGATGATGATGGCTGTGTGGTTCACCATGAGCTTCAG TTACTACGGACTGACCGTGTGGTTCCCAGACATGATCAAACACCTTCAGAACATCGAATACGCGTCTCGTACCAAACTCTTCACCCGCGAGAAGGTCCGACACTTCACCTTCAACTTCACCCTGGAGAATCAGATCCACCAGGGAGGGGAGTACTTCAATGACAA gtTCATTGGGTTGAAGATGAAGTCGGTGACGTTCGAGGACTCGCTGTTTGAGGATTGCTACTTTGAGGACGTGACATCCAGTGAAACCTTCTTTGAAAACTGCACCATCATCTCCACCATCTTCTACAACACAG ACCTCTTCGAGTACAAGTTCATCAACAGCCGCGTGTTGAACAGCACCTTCCTGCACAACAAGGAGGGCTGCCAGCTGGATTTCAGCGACGACAACAACGCCTACATGATTTATTTCGTCAGTTTCCTGGGTaccctggctgtgctgcccgGGAACATCGTCTCGGCGCTGCTCATGGACAAGATCGGCCGCCTCCGGATGCTGG CCGGTTCCAGCGTCATGTCGTGCGTGAgctgcttcttcctctcctttggGAACAGCGAGTCAGCCATGATCGCGCTGCTCTGCCTCTTCGGGGGGGTCAGCATCGCATCCTGGAACGCCCTGGATGTGCTCACGGTGGAGCTGTACCCATCTGATAAGAGGTGa
- the SF3B4 gene encoding splicing factor 3B subunit 4 isoform X2 translates to MAAGPISERNQDATVYVGGLDEKVSEPLLWELFLQAGPVVNTHMPKDRVTGQHQGYGFVEFLSEEDADYAIKIMNMIKLYGKPIRVNKASAHNKNLDVGANIFIGNLDPEIDEKLLYDTFSAFGVILQTPKIMRDPDTGNSKGYAFINFASFDASDAAIEAMNGQYLCNRPITVSYAFKKDSKGERHGSAAERLLAAQNPLSQADRPHQLFADAPPPPTVPTPVVTALGPGVTPPGLPPPGSFPPPVPPPGAMPPGMPPAMPPPPMPPGAGAPGPPTGAAPTGGHPPHPHAFPPGGMHHPGMPPMQVHHGPPGMGQHHPGPPGSAGQPPPRPPPGMPHPGPPPMGMPPRGPHFGSPMGHPGPMPHHGMRGPPPLMPPHGYNGPPRPPPYGYQRVPLPPRPAQRPPGVPPRGPLRGPLP, encoded by the exons atggcggcggggcCCATCTCGGAGCGGAACCAGG ATGCCACCGTGTACGTGGGGGGGTTGGATGAGAAGGTCAGCGAGCCgctgctgtgggagctgttCCTGCAGGCAGGACCCGTGGTCAATACACATATGCCCAAGGATCGAGTCACAGGGCAGCACCAGG GTTATGGGTTCGTTGAGTTCCTGAGCGAGGAGGACGCGGATTACGCCATTAAGATCATGAACATGATCAAGTTGTACGGGAAGCCGATCAGAGTGAACAAAGCTTCAGCTCACAACAAGAACCTGGACGTGGGGGCCAACATCTTCATAGGGAACCTGGACCCTGAAATCGACGAGAAGTTGTTGTATGACACCTTCAGCGCCTTCGGGGTCATCCTACAGACACCCAAGATCATGCGGGACCCGGATACAGGCAATTCAAAGGGCTACGCCTTCATTAACTTCGCCAGCTTTGATGCTTCTGATGCTGCCATCGAGGCCATGAATGGACAGTATCTCTGCAATAGGCCCATCACTGTCTCCTATGCCTTCAAGAAGGATTCCAAAGGCGAGCGGCACGGCTCGGCTGCCGAGAGGCTCCTGGCAGCCCAGAATCCACTGTCTCAAGCAGATCGGCCCCACCAGCTGTTTGCTGATGCTCCCCCTCCTCCGACTGTCCCCACCCCTGTGGTCACAGCTCTGGGACCTGGTGTCACCCCTCCAG gcCTCCCACCTCCAGGATCATTCCCTCCCCCAGTTCCCCCTCCCGGAGCGATGCCCCCTGGAATGCCTCCTGCTATGCCACCCCCACCAATGCCACCTGGAGCCGGTGCCCCCGGCCCCCCAACAGGGGCTGCACCCACTGGAGGGCACCCACCTCACCCACACGCCTTCCCACCGGGCGGAATGCATCACCCAG GAATGCCTCCCATGCAAGTACATCACGGCCCACCCgggatggggcagcaccacCCAGGACCACCAGGCTCTGCAGGCCAACCCCCTCCACGACCCCCACCCGGCATGCCGCACCCCGGCCCCCCACCTATGGGTATGCCACCGAGAGGACCCCATTTTGGGTCACCTATGG GTCACCCCGGCCCCATGCCGCACCACGGGATGCGCGGCCCTCCTCCATTGATGCCACCCCATGGATACAACGGCCCCCCTCGCCCCCCACCTTATGGCTATCAGAGggtccccctcccccccaggCCGGCTCAGAGACCCCCGGGGGTGCCCCCACGTGGTCCTTTAAGAGGCCCATTACCCTAA
- the MTMR11 gene encoding LOW QUALITY PROTEIN: myotubularin-related protein 11 (The sequence of the model RefSeq protein was modified relative to this genomic sequence to represent the inferred CDS: deleted 1 base in 1 codon) produces the protein LFCTNVRVCYVPGDQPPSFSPFLQSDHSVALRCIRTLVAGSSFNKPTVLTAASALTFVPEELALFCRDFRLLSFQFPDNGLGLQAFRVANAIAQARETAAWPGDKGNHVDATMGDEDEEDEEEGSPPTLLFETLQDWERELQRLGAAGWRVSAVNERFDMAPSLPRYLWVPNALLDHDLKRTFAHFQERRVARLCWHHPNGSDLLRAASFHAASEPGSEDIRCLEVLLGAGCRPCVLADTAELPTPQDIQLAHLRLRALCLPGAAADEKWLSALEGTRWLEHVRSCLRKAVEVASLLAGRRCSVVLQEPSDRDLGCLLASLVQLLLDPHSRSLHGFQSLIQREWVAMGHPFPQRLGLHRDSPREESPVFLLFLDCTWQLLQQFPAAFGFTEAYLLALHDSTFLPYCSTFLFSCQRQRGRGGVQQPRTQTYTPVSGRWDPPPGSSVCRLPPIWAWGLRYSRQQRARFRNPAWDPGPLGTPDDVDPQNTPPNTWLGSSSGAVLALSKGSLTPQPFPWRSGRPPPRLLRWAPSLETLIDRGGDPIPAPPRGLLLPCAAGPSVRLWRRCYLRGLPEAQHGRLAPCPALLAEELALLQDRLHAWQQDGTHPEPTSSPLAPSR, from the exons TTGTTCTGCACCAACGTCAGGGTG TGTTATGTACCCGGAGATCAG CCCCCCAGCTTCAGCCCCTTCCTGCAGAGCGACCACAGCGTGGCGCTGCGCTGCATCCGCACCCTGGTAGCAG GCAGCAGCTTCAATAAACCCACGGTGCTGACGGCCGCCTCCGCGCTCACCTTCGTCCCCGAGGAGCTGGCGTTGTTCTGTAGGGATTTCCGTCTGCTCAGCTTCCAGTTCCCCGATAACGGGTTGGGGCTGCAGGCCTTTAGG GTGGCCAACGCCATTGCCCAAGCAAGGGAGACGGCCGCGTGGCCGGGGGACAAGGGGAACCACGTGGATGCCACGATGGgagatgaggatgaggaggatgaggaggaaggtTCCCCCCCAACGCTGTTATTTGAGACCCTCCAGGATTGGGAACGGGAGCTGCAGCGCCTGGGGGCAGCGGGATGGAGGGTGAGCGCCGTCAATGAGCGCTTCGATATGGCCCCAAG CCTTCCCCGCTACCTGTGGGTGCCCAACGCGCTGCTGGATCACGACCTCAAAAGGACGTTCGCTCACTTCCAGGAGCGTCGCGTGGCT CGGCTGTGCTGGCACCACCCAAATGGCAGCGACCTGCTGAGAGCCGCCAGCTTCCACGCAGCCTCGGAGCCGGGCAGTGAGGACATCAG gtgcctggaggtgctgctgggtgctgggtgcaggCCTTGTGTGCTGGCGGACACGGCTGAGCTGCCCACCCCCCAGGACATTCAGCTGGCACATCTGAGGCTGCGGGCGCTGTGTCTGCCTG gagcagcagctgatgaGAAGTGGCTGTCAGCGCTGGAAGGGACGCGGTGGTTGGAGCACGTACG gTCCTGCTTGAGGAAAGCTGTGGAGGTGGCATCGCTGCTGGCGGGGAGACGATGCTCTGTTGTCCTGCAGG aGCCATCAGACCGGGACCTGGGCTGTTTATTGGCCTCACtggtgcagctgctgttggACCCCCACTCACGCAGCCTGCACGGCTTCCAGAGCCTCATACAACGTGAATGGGTGGCAATGGGGCACCCCTTCCCACAGCGCCTCGGGCTGCACCGGGACAGCCCCCGTGAGGAG TCTCCCgttttcctgctgttcctgGACTGTACCTGGCAGCTTTTGCAGCAGTTCCCTGCAGCTTTTGGTTTCACCGAGGCGTATCTGCTGGCCCTGCACGACAGCACCTTCCTGCCCTACTGCAGCACCTTCCTCTTCAGCTGCCAAAGGCAACGGGGACGTGGTGGGGTG cagcagcctcgCACCCAGACCTACACCCCAGTGAGTGGCCGCTGGGACCCCCCCCCGGGCAGCTCTGTTTGTCGTTTGCCCCCCATCTGGGCCTGGGGGCTGCGCTACAGCCGGCAGCAGAGGGCACGATTCAGGAACCCAGCGTGGGACCCCGGCCCTTTGGGGACCCCCGATGATGTGGACCCCCAGAACAcg CCCCCCAATACCTGGTTAGGGTCGAgctctggggctgtgctggctctgtCCAAGGGCTCGCTGACCCCACAGCCCTTCCCATGGCGGAGCGGCCGGCCCCCCCCTCGCCTGCTGCGTTGGGCCCCCTCCCTGGAGACCCTCATTGATCGGGGGGGTgaccccatccctgcccccccccgggggctgctgctgccctgtgctgcgGGACCATCCGTGCGGCTCTGGAGACGGTGCTACCTGAGGGGGCTGCCCGAGGCACAG catGGCCGCCTGGCCCCATGCCCGGCCCTACTGGCAgaggagctggcactgctgcaggacCGGCTCCATGCATGGCAGCAGGACGGGACCCACCCTGAGCCCACCAGCAGCCCCCTGGCACCCTCACGATGA
- the SF3B4 gene encoding splicing factor 3B subunit 4 isoform X1 — protein sequence MAAGPISERNQDATVYVGGLDEKVSEPLLWELFLQAGPVVNTHMPKDRVTGQHQGYGFVEFLSEEDADYAIKIMNMIKLYGKPIRVNKASAHNKNLDVGANIFIGNLDPEIDEKLLYDTFSAFGVILQTPKIMRDPDTGNSKGYAFINFASFDASDAAIEAMNGQYLCNRPITVSYAFKKDSKGERHGSAAERLLAAQNPLSQADRPHQLFADAPPPPTVPTPVVTALGPGVTPPGGYGGLPPPGSFPPPVPPPGAMPPGMPPAMPPPPMPPGAGAPGPPTGAAPTGGHPPHPHAFPPGGMHHPGMPPMQVHHGPPGMGQHHPGPPGSAGQPPPRPPPGMPHPGPPPMGMPPRGPHFGSPMGHPGPMPHHGMRGPPPLMPPHGYNGPPRPPPYGYQRVPLPPRPAQRPPGVPPRGPLRGPLP from the exons atggcggcggggcCCATCTCGGAGCGGAACCAGG ATGCCACCGTGTACGTGGGGGGGTTGGATGAGAAGGTCAGCGAGCCgctgctgtgggagctgttCCTGCAGGCAGGACCCGTGGTCAATACACATATGCCCAAGGATCGAGTCACAGGGCAGCACCAGG GTTATGGGTTCGTTGAGTTCCTGAGCGAGGAGGACGCGGATTACGCCATTAAGATCATGAACATGATCAAGTTGTACGGGAAGCCGATCAGAGTGAACAAAGCTTCAGCTCACAACAAGAACCTGGACGTGGGGGCCAACATCTTCATAGGGAACCTGGACCCTGAAATCGACGAGAAGTTGTTGTATGACACCTTCAGCGCCTTCGGGGTCATCCTACAGACACCCAAGATCATGCGGGACCCGGATACAGGCAATTCAAAGGGCTACGCCTTCATTAACTTCGCCAGCTTTGATGCTTCTGATGCTGCCATCGAGGCCATGAATGGACAGTATCTCTGCAATAGGCCCATCACTGTCTCCTATGCCTTCAAGAAGGATTCCAAAGGCGAGCGGCACGGCTCGGCTGCCGAGAGGCTCCTGGCAGCCCAGAATCCACTGTCTCAAGCAGATCGGCCCCACCAGCTGTTTGCTGATGCTCCCCCTCCTCCGACTGTCCCCACCCCTGTGGTCACAGCTCTGGGACCTGGTGTCACCCCTCCAGGTGGGTATGGAG gcCTCCCACCTCCAGGATCATTCCCTCCCCCAGTTCCCCCTCCCGGAGCGATGCCCCCTGGAATGCCTCCTGCTATGCCACCCCCACCAATGCCACCTGGAGCCGGTGCCCCCGGCCCCCCAACAGGGGCTGCACCCACTGGAGGGCACCCACCTCACCCACACGCCTTCCCACCGGGCGGAATGCATCACCCAG GAATGCCTCCCATGCAAGTACATCACGGCCCACCCgggatggggcagcaccacCCAGGACCACCAGGCTCTGCAGGCCAACCCCCTCCACGACCCCCACCCGGCATGCCGCACCCCGGCCCCCCACCTATGGGTATGCCACCGAGAGGACCCCATTTTGGGTCACCTATGG GTCACCCCGGCCCCATGCCGCACCACGGGATGCGCGGCCCTCCTCCATTGATGCCACCCCATGGATACAACGGCCCCCCTCGCCCCCCACCTTATGGCTATCAGAGggtccccctcccccccaggCCGGCTCAGAGACCCCCGGGGGTGCCCCCACGTGGTCCTTTAAGAGGCCCATTACCCTAA